From the Callithrix jacchus isolate 240 chromosome 22, calJac240_pri, whole genome shotgun sequence genome, the window tcagcctcccaagtagctgggattacaggcatgcgctgccacacctggctaatttttttctttcttttttatttttagtagagatggggtttcaacatgttggtcaggctggtttcaaactcctgaccttgtgatccgcctgcctcagcctcccatagtgctgggattataggcatgagccacctcacctggcctaatttattttttttttttgagacagagtttcgctctgtttcccagactggagtgcaatgttatgatcttggctcactgcaacctctgcctcctaggttcaagcgattctcatgcctatCCCCAACACTAGCACCTTGCCTGGCCCATGGTGATCATTCAGTAAGAGTGTGTGGAATTAATGGGTCTGTCCTTTGGATGAAGTGGCCCCCTCCAACCTCTGGTCTGCTGGTCACAGTGAGTTGCTTGTATTTTAAGGTCTTTGTTTTGCAAGGCATATTTAGAAAGCAGCCAAATCTGTCTTAATTGTTAGTTATCTAACCTTGTTTTTATGCTAACTGCTTTTATCTTTTAGtttgtttatattattcttttttgccAATGTACAAGGAACATTGAACATGAAGTTTTACTACACTCAGATCATAGGGTTATTACTAAAGAGACACTTCACATCGAGGCATTAAAAACAATactttggggccaggcacagtagctcacgcctgtaatcccagcactttgggagactgaggcaggcggattacctgagttcaggagttcaagattagcctggctaacatggtgaaaccccatctctactaaatatacaaaattagcttggcgtggtggcacgcacttgtaatcccagctacttgggaggctgaggcaggagaattgcttgaacctgggaggtggaggttgcggtgagccgagatcacagcattgcactccagcctgggcaacagagcaaaactccatctaaaataaacaaacaaaaaaacttttactccaaataaaatgatggaaatctttgttcttttctttctagaaatCTGGAAATTTGATGATCAGTTGTTGGAGCACTTACAGTGTGAAAACCTGGTAAACAGAAGGAAACCATGCCATGAAAATGatgcatttgaaaatattcttcattgGAGCAAAAGTCAGTTTCTGTTAGGGCAAAATCACGATATATTTGACTTAGATAGAAAAAGTTCGAAATCAAATTTAACTTTAGTTAACCAGAACAAACGCTATGAAATAAAGAACCCTGCTGAGTTTACAGGAAATGGGGACTCCTTTCTTCGTGCCAACCATGAACGATTTCATACTGCAATTAAATTTCCTGCAAGTCAAAAATCCATCAGCACTAAGTCCCAATTCATCAATCCCAAGCATCAGAAAACTCGAAAATTAGAGAAGCATCATGTATGCAGtgaatgtgggaaggccttcgTCAAgaagtcttggctcactgatcACCAGGTAAtgcacacaggagagaaaccccACAGATGTAATCTATGTGAGAAAGCCTTCTCCAGAAAGTTCATGCTCACGGAACATCAGAGAACTCATACAGGAGAAAAACCGTATGAATGCCctgaatgtggcaaagcctttctCAAGAAGTCACGGCTCAACATACATCAGAAAAcacatacaggagagaaaccctacatatgcagtgaatgtgggaaagGCTTCATCCAGAAAGGAAATCTCATTGTACACCAGCGAattcacacaggagagaaaccttataTATGCAATGAATGTGGAAAAGGCTTCATTCAGAAGACTTGCCTCATAGCACATCAGAGATTTCACACAGGAAAGACGCCCTTTGTGTGCAGTGAATGTGGAAAATCCTGTTCTCAGAAGTCAGGTCTCATTAAACATCAAAGAattcacacaggagagaaaccctttGAATGCAgcgaatgtgggaaagccttcagcaCAAAGCAAAAGCTCATTGTCCATCAAAGGACTCATACAGGAGAGAGACCTTATGGCTGTAATGAGTGTGGGAAAGCTTTTGCTTATATGTCGTGCCTGGTTAAGCATAAGAGAATACACACAAGGGAGAAACAAGAGGCAGCCACGGTGGAAAATCCTCCTGCAGAGAGGCACAGCTTATTACACACCAGTGATGTCATGCAGGAGAAAAGCTCTGCTAGCATGGTGACTACACAGCTGCCTTCCATGGCCCCTCAGACATCATTCAACATCAGTGGCCTCCTAGCAAACAGGAACGTAGTCCTTGTGGGACAGCCAGTGGTCAGATGTGCAGCCTCAGGAGATAACAGAGGATTTGCACAGGACAGGAACCTTGTGAATGCAGTGAATGTGGTCATGCCTTCCGTGATCAATTATGTCTTATTTTATGTTACAGAAAACTCATAGGAAGAAAGCCCAGCTCTATGTGGAAAAGGGTTGATCACAAATTTGTAGTTCATTATGTGGCTTAAAAGTATACACTGAGAGAAAGTGTGTAAGGctgaaaaaaactgataaactcaTCCTATTTAAAATATGCTGTGATACAAAGGCAAAATCTAATGTACCCTATGCACATACACAGCAGTTGCTCTACTGTGTCaattaaatgaatgaaggaagccAGGTACTTTTAAGTGGAGGAAATGAAGtactgcaaatttttcaaacagaTGAGATCATCAGTATCTGGAGTGTTGCAGTGACTGAAAAGCCCCAAAAGGGGCAGTTGATGGGAAAGGGCTAATACTGGATTGGTGGGATGTGGGACATGTATGTGTCAACTGAGTTTCCTTAGATCAGTTTGAAGGATTCATTGAAAACCAGGACCATAAACTTTCAAAACTTTATATTATGCAGAGGAATCTCTGAAACACTAGTTAATTtgtttcattaaacaaatatttaaaaattaccctgTCCTGTTCCAGGAGCTGAGGTCATAGtgtaaacaaagaagaaaaggtttGTGGTCTCCTGGCGAGTTTGTGGCGTTATCTTTAAGCGGTACGATTACACTCAGCTAATCTAGTCAGGGGATACAGATATCTCCATTCTGTGGAATGGACATGGAGTAACTGTCTGGGGACGTGATAATTTATTATTCAGGGAGCAGCATAAGGACTGCTGTTAATGGTAGTTTAAGCACCTTAGTACAAAAATGAGGTTTTTTTAATGCCCATGTCTTATCTCTCCAAGAGATTACAGATTCCCTGCTAAGTCTTGTGGGTACTTAAATGTTAGAATTAAAGAAACTGaacacaaactttaaaaattcagttccctcTCCGCTCAAGAGCTGTATGTGAGTAGCAGTTACCAAACTGGACAGCACAGTGGGCAGAACGTGGACACAACGGGGACTCTGTCATCATTTCCAACATCCCAGAAGTTACGCTGGAGAGGCTGGTTTGCATGATCTAATatttcccaacacatagaaaaagaaaactaattataTATTGATTTGGAGAGTGAATGTATGAACTAATAGGTTAAAGTTATTTTGTCATTGAAGGGACTGACAGTTGTAAAGAATGGAATTGTCACAACTTTCATGTGATTAGAGTgacttaaatatatttctttttttttttttttccttttttacctcTGGTAATGGGTGTAAGCAAGactcaaacaaatataaaagggGCAGGACATAAAAGGAATATGACCCTTGGAATAAATAGAACATAGAAGGAAGATGAAAATCTTGGTCTCCAAGAATGGATGAGACTGTAACACATGGGAGGAGGTAGATTTCTTCTGTGACATCTtagaaatgacttttttttttttttgagatggagttttactcttgttacccagactggagtgcaatggcgcgatctcggctcactgcaacctccacctcctgggttcaagcaattctcctgcctcagcctcctgaggcgcgcaccagcatgcccagctaatttttgtatttttagtagagatggggtttcaccttgttgaccaagatggtcttgatctcttgacctcgtgatccacccgcctcggcctcccaaagtgctgggattacaggcttgagccaccgcgcccggcagaaaTGACTCTTTTATTTGTAAGACCTATCACCTGCTAGAGTTACCATTTCAAAGATCCAGCTCCCCTGTAACCTGctgaactgtgatttttttttttttggacatgatTTATCTTCATCATTCTTCTCACGTTTCTGGGATCAGATCTCTTggctttctttatccagttttttAGCCTTCATCCCTATATGGATACACTGTCCAAGTTACAGTGAGTGCTGttcataggggaaaaaaaaaatggaaatttgccTTGCTGTGACTAGCTCAGAATTCAACAGAAATCCTGGGTTACTAGGTAACTAATGTACCATCACTATGCAAGATACTCTTTTGGATACAGTTATTTGTTCAACAGTCTTATTATTGAAGCACTGTGTTCCAGTTTTTGTTCTGAGCACTGGggccaaaaaaaaagtagtttctgCCTTTGTGGAACTCACAGTCCATTGTGAACAGCAGTTAAGTGAGCAGATGATGATGATCAGGAAAAATGATCTCCGATCGTCCCCAGAAGAGAGATGCTTCCCTTATTTCCCTATTTGATGCCTTCTATAGTTCCCTTCCTTAGTCCCACTTAGGAGctgcaattttatatttaatgattGCATTATTATAAATAAGAGAAACCTAAGAGCCATCCCAGAATGCTGTCTGAAGAAGTGACATTTCAAATGACTCGCGAAAGAACAAGTATAGTAACTAATAATCCTTGTttcctgtgtgccaagcacttcGCAAGAAGGGAAAGTATGTGCCAATTACTGGTAGCCTGTAAGACCTGGGAAAGGGGCAGAGTAAGACTCAAATGTAAGGCAGAGAGTAATGGAAGATGAGAATGGAGAATCGGGTGTTTATGTACAGCCGTAAACATTCTGAGATCTCAGTctgtaatttattcattcaggGCTTAATAGGGGGTATAATAAAGATGGATTGTGGTACGGAACAAGGAAGTGGATGGAGTGCCACCAACTTACAGGGCCCAGCGAGGTGTCAGATGCAGTAGTAACGCAGATAAATGGACTAAAGTGATGAGAACAGAGTGAGGAcagatttcagttttcttttggagatggcaTCATCAGTACCGGGACAGGTGTGAAGATGATGCATGGATTGTATTTTGGGTTGGTCCTCTGACCTTTTCACATCAGGAACTAGTAACCTATAATCCAGATAACTCCCTTATCTGCATTCTGGATGAGACAGAGTAAGGAAGAAGTAAATCTGGAGGAGAGCGGGACCTGAGTTTTGCAGTTGCATACTCTGAGGTTCAGTTGGAGTAGGGAGCAGGCCATTTGGATGTATGTGAAATAGCgttttttttaaaggactgttatttttactatatatatatattttatttcaacaggTTTTGGGGTATGAGTAGTTTTCAGTTACACAGATGAATTATacagtggtgaattctgagattttagtgcactgGCCACCGAGTAGTGTATAtggtacccaatatgtagtctgtAATCCCTCATCCCCTTCCTAATCTCctgcttctgagtctccaatgtcatagatatacaattttttttttttttttttttatgacggagtctcactgtgtcacccaggctggagtgctgtggtaagatcttggctcactgtaacctctgcccctgctcctgggttcaattgattg encodes:
- the ZNF350 gene encoding zinc finger protein 350 isoform X3, whose product is MLENYSNLVAVGYQASKPDALFKLGQGQPPWTVKDGIHSGAEIWKFDDQLLEHLQCENLVNRRKPCHENDAFENILHWSKSQFLLGQNHDIFDLDRKSSKSNLTLVNQNKRYEIKNPAEFTGNGDSFLRANHERFHTAIKFPASQKSISTKSQFINPKHQKTRKLEKHHVCSECGKAFVKKSWLTDHQVMHTGEKPHRCNLCEKAFSRKFMLTEHQRTHTGEKPYECPECGKAFLKKSRLNIHQKTHTGEKPYICSECGKGFIQKGNLIVHQRIHTGEKPYICNECGKGFIQKTCLIAHQRFHTGKTPFVCSECGKSCSQKSGLIKHQRIHTGEKPFECSECGKAFSTKQKLIVHQRTHTGERPYGCNECGKAFAYMSCLVKHKRIHTREKQEAATVENPPAERHSLLHTSDVMQEKSSASMVTTQLPSMAPQTSFNISGLLANRNVVLVGQPVVRCAASGDNRGFAQDRNLVNAVNVVMPSVINYVLFYVTENS
- the ZNF350 gene encoding zinc finger protein 350 isoform X1, encoding MERICFQAHLQESLTLEDVAVDFTREEWQLLGPAQKDLYRDVMLENYSNLVAVGYQASKPDALFKLGQGQPPWTVKDGIHSGAEIWKFDDQLLEHLQCENLVNRRKPCHENDAFENILHWSKSQFLLGQNHDIFDLDRKSSKSNLTLVNQNKRYEIKNPAEFTGNGDSFLRANHERFHTAIKFPASQKSISTKSQFINPKHQKTRKLEKHHVCSECGKAFVKKSWLTDHQVMHTGEKPHRCNLCEKAFSRKFMLTEHQRTHTGEKPYECPECGKAFLKKSRLNIHQKTHTGEKPYICSECGKGFIQKGNLIVHQRIHTGEKPYICNECGKGFIQKTCLIAHQRFHTGKTPFVCSECGKSCSQKSGLIKHQRIHTGEKPFECSECGKAFSTKQKLIVHQRTHTGERPYGCNECGKAFAYMSCLVKHKRIHTREKQEAATVENPPAERHSLLHTSDVMQEKSSASMVTTQLPSMAPQTSFNISGLLANRNVVLVGQPVVRCAASGDNRGFAQDRNLVNAVNVVMPSVINYVLFYVTENS
- the ZNF350 gene encoding zinc finger protein 350 isoform X2, whose product is MIQTQESLTLEDVAVDFTREEWQLLGPAQKDLYRDVMLENYSNLVAVGYQASKPDALFKLGQGQPPWTVKDGIHSGAEIWKFDDQLLEHLQCENLVNRRKPCHENDAFENILHWSKSQFLLGQNHDIFDLDRKSSKSNLTLVNQNKRYEIKNPAEFTGNGDSFLRANHERFHTAIKFPASQKSISTKSQFINPKHQKTRKLEKHHVCSECGKAFVKKSWLTDHQVMHTGEKPHRCNLCEKAFSRKFMLTEHQRTHTGEKPYECPECGKAFLKKSRLNIHQKTHTGEKPYICSECGKGFIQKGNLIVHQRIHTGEKPYICNECGKGFIQKTCLIAHQRFHTGKTPFVCSECGKSCSQKSGLIKHQRIHTGEKPFECSECGKAFSTKQKLIVHQRTHTGERPYGCNECGKAFAYMSCLVKHKRIHTREKQEAATVENPPAERHSLLHTSDVMQEKSSASMVTTQLPSMAPQTSFNISGLLANRNVVLVGQPVVRCAASGDNRGFAQDRNLVNAVNVVMPSVINYVLFYVTENS